One region of Lathamus discolor isolate bLatDis1 chromosome 2, bLatDis1.hap1, whole genome shotgun sequence genomic DNA includes:
- the GHRHR gene encoding growth hormone-releasing hormone receptor isoform X2, with translation MTELKKKEAECLEDTEEHGNATPAGCKRAWDKLMCWPEADAGDTLALPCPNILFHFMKESVGIVKRNCTKKGWSDPFPPYHIACPVEDEIPLDEKSYFSTIKIIYTVGYSVSITSLIIAVTVLIAFRRLRCPRNYIHVQLFFTFILKAIAIFIKDAVLFQEEDIDHCSFSTTECKISVVFCHYFMMTNFMWLLVEALYLNCLLLSSLSHGRRYFWWLVLFGWGFPMLFTLIWILAKFYFEDTACWDINQGSPYWWLIKGPIIISVGVNFVLFINIIRILLKKLDPRQINFNNSSQYRRLSRSTLLLIPLFGTHYIVFNFLPEYTSPGVRLYLELCIGSFQSLQEAAVDNPTKLQRSIPPSEWFGWHHLPEFITKNPAVMLVSSS, from the exons ATGacagagctgaagaaaaaggaggCTGAATGTCTAGAGGACACAGAAGAGCATGGAAATGCAACACCAGCAG GTTGCAAGAGAGCCTGGGACAAATTAATGTGCTGGCCAGAGGCAGATGCTGGAGACACTCTTGCCTTACCATGTCCAAACATCCTCTTTCACTTCATGAAGGAGTCAG ttggGATAGTAAAAAGGAACTGCACAAAGAAAGGCTGGTCTGATCCATTCCCTCCCTATCATATTGCTTGTCCAGTAGAAGATGAGATTCCACTTGACGAA AAATCCTACTTTTCTACTATAAAGATCATCTACACTGTAGGGTACAGTGTATCGATCACCTCACTCATTATTGCCGTGACAGTTCTTATTGCATTCAG GAGGCTTCGCTGTCCCAGAAATTATATCCATGTACAgctctttttcacttttatctTGAAAGCTATTGCTATCTTCATTAAGGATGCTGTTCTTTTCCAAGAGGAAGATATTGATCATTGCAGCTTCTCTACA ACTGAATGCAAGATCTCAGTTGTTTTCTGTCACTACTTCATGATGACCAATTTCATGTGGCTGCTAGTAGAGGCTCTTTACCTAAACTGTCTACTACTCTCATCCCTTTCTCATGGAAGAAGATATTTTTGGTGGCTTGTTCTCTTTGGTTGGG GCTTTCCAATGCTTTTCACCCTTATATGGATATTAGCAAAATTCTACTTTGAAGACACAGC ATGCTGGGATATTAATCAAGGCTCTCCTTACTGGTGGTTAATCAAAGGACCTATTATAATTTCCGTTGGG GTCaattttgtcctttttattaACATCATCAGAATTTTGCTGAAAAAACTAGACCCTAGACAAATCAACTTCAATAACTCTTCTCAGTACAG ACGTCTCTCAAGGTCAACCCTGCTTCTAATTCCATTATTTGGAACCCATTATATTGTCTTCAACTTTCTTCCGGAATACACCAGCCCAGGGGTTCGGCTTTACTTAGAGCTCTGCATTGGATCTTTTCAG AGTcttcaagaagcagctgtggaCAATCCTACCAAACTTCAAAGAAGCATACCTCCCTCTGAATGGTTTGGATGGCATCATTTGCCAGAATTCATCACCAAAAATCCAGCAGTTATGCTGGTATCATCTTCTTGA
- the GHRHR gene encoding growth hormone-releasing hormone receptor isoform X1 → MTELKKKEAECLEDTEEHGNATPAGCKRAWDKLMCWPEADAGDTLALPCPNILFHFMKESVGIVKRNCTKKGWSDPFPPYHIACPVEDEIPLDEKSYFSTIKIIYTVGYSVSITSLIIAVTVLIAFRRLRCPRNYIHVQLFFTFILKAIAIFIKDAVLFQEEDIDHCSFSTTECKISVVFCHYFMMTNFMWLLVEALYLNCLLLSSLSHGRRYFWWLVLFGWGFPMLFTLIWILAKFYFEDTACWDINQGSPYWWLIKGPIIISVGVNFVLFINIIRILLKKLDPRQINFNNSSQYRRLSRSTLLLIPLFGTHYIVFNFLPEYTSPGVRLYLELCIGSFQGFIVAVLYCFLNQEVQTEIGRRWHGKKYGLMPVWRRTRWTVPSSSGVKMTTSVC, encoded by the exons ATGacagagctgaagaaaaaggaggCTGAATGTCTAGAGGACACAGAAGAGCATGGAAATGCAACACCAGCAG GTTGCAAGAGAGCCTGGGACAAATTAATGTGCTGGCCAGAGGCAGATGCTGGAGACACTCTTGCCTTACCATGTCCAAACATCCTCTTTCACTTCATGAAGGAGTCAG ttggGATAGTAAAAAGGAACTGCACAAAGAAAGGCTGGTCTGATCCATTCCCTCCCTATCATATTGCTTGTCCAGTAGAAGATGAGATTCCACTTGACGAA AAATCCTACTTTTCTACTATAAAGATCATCTACACTGTAGGGTACAGTGTATCGATCACCTCACTCATTATTGCCGTGACAGTTCTTATTGCATTCAG GAGGCTTCGCTGTCCCAGAAATTATATCCATGTACAgctctttttcacttttatctTGAAAGCTATTGCTATCTTCATTAAGGATGCTGTTCTTTTCCAAGAGGAAGATATTGATCATTGCAGCTTCTCTACA ACTGAATGCAAGATCTCAGTTGTTTTCTGTCACTACTTCATGATGACCAATTTCATGTGGCTGCTAGTAGAGGCTCTTTACCTAAACTGTCTACTACTCTCATCCCTTTCTCATGGAAGAAGATATTTTTGGTGGCTTGTTCTCTTTGGTTGGG GCTTTCCAATGCTTTTCACCCTTATATGGATATTAGCAAAATTCTACTTTGAAGACACAGC ATGCTGGGATATTAATCAAGGCTCTCCTTACTGGTGGTTAATCAAAGGACCTATTATAATTTCCGTTGGG GTCaattttgtcctttttattaACATCATCAGAATTTTGCTGAAAAAACTAGACCCTAGACAAATCAACTTCAATAACTCTTCTCAGTACAG ACGTCTCTCAAGGTCAACCCTGCTTCTAATTCCATTATTTGGAACCCATTATATTGTCTTCAACTTTCTTCCGGAATACACCAGCCCAGGGGTTCGGCTTTACTTAGAGCTCTGCATTGGATCTTTTCAG gggTTTATTGTagcagttctttactgtttcCTGAACCAAGAG gTGCAAACGGAAATTGGACGGAGGTGGCATGGTAAGAAATACGGACTTATGCCAGTGTGGAGAAGGACGAGATGGACTGTACCATCCAGTTCTGGAGTAAAAATGACCAcgtctgtgtgctga